From a region of the Streptomyces venezuelae genome:
- a CDS encoding GNAT family N-acetyltransferase — protein MASDVVIRPARAEDEPNIVELARSVWSRVSEPGPERPADAALFDERHPVESFLVAERGRQIVGYVAQAPASPLDTNRHVRHIQGLAVSESARGGGVGAALVEAACAAARAGGARRMNLRVLGHNEPARQLYRRCGFEVVGVLPEEFLLDGAYVDDVWMSRPLTGADGPAQG, from the coding sequence ATGGCATCGGACGTGGTGATACGCCCCGCGCGGGCGGAGGATGAACCGAACATCGTGGAGCTGGCCCGCTCGGTGTGGTCGCGCGTGAGCGAACCGGGCCCCGAACGCCCGGCGGACGCGGCCCTCTTCGACGAGCGGCACCCGGTGGAGAGCTTCCTCGTCGCGGAACGCGGTCGGCAGATCGTCGGGTACGTCGCCCAGGCCCCGGCGAGTCCCCTGGATACCAATCGGCACGTCCGCCACATCCAGGGACTGGCCGTCAGCGAGTCCGCCCGCGGCGGCGGGGTCGGAGCGGCCCTCGTCGAGGCCGCCTGTGCCGCCGCGCGCGCCGGGGGTGCCCGTCGGATGAATCTGCGCGTGCTCGGCCACAACGAGCCGGCGCGGCAGCTCTACCGGCGGTGCGGCTTCGAGGTGGTCGGGGTCCTGCCCGAGGAGTTCCTGCTGGACGGCGCCTACGTCGACGACGTGTGGATGAGCCGGCCGCTGACCGGGGCCGACGGGCCCGCGCAGGGGTAG
- a CDS encoding NAD(P)/FAD-dependent oxidoreductase, protein MVDAHRTFVIVGAGLAGAKAAETLRSEGFTGRVILIGDERDHPYERPPLSKGYLTGKDDRESVFVHEPSWYAAADVELHLGQPAVHLDRDAKKVVLGDGTVLYYDKLLLATGAEPRRLDIPGTGLAGVHHLRRLAHAERLKGVLAGLGRDNGHLLIAGAGWIGLEVAAAARGYGAEVTVVEPEATPLHAVLGPEIGRLFADLHADHGVRFHFGSRLTEIVGHDGMVLAARTDDGEEHPAHAVLSAIGAAPRTALAETAGLALVDREHGGGIAVDSSLRTNDPDIYAVGDVAAAHHPVLGTRLRVEHWANALNGGPAAARAMLGQEVGYDRVPYFFSDQYDVGLEYSGYAPAGGYDQVLIRGDVGKREFIAFWLSEGRVLAGMNVNVWDVTEHIQALIRSKTAVNREALADPSVPLDSLVRA, encoded by the coding sequence GTGGTCGACGCACACCGGACATTCGTCATCGTCGGCGCAGGGCTCGCCGGGGCGAAGGCGGCCGAAACGCTGAGGTCCGAGGGGTTCACGGGGCGGGTGATCCTGATCGGCGACGAGCGTGACCACCCCTACGAACGCCCCCCGCTGTCCAAGGGCTATCTGACCGGCAAGGACGACCGGGAGAGCGTCTTCGTCCACGAGCCGTCCTGGTACGCGGCCGCCGACGTCGAGCTGCACCTCGGCCAGCCCGCCGTCCACCTCGACCGGGACGCCAAGAAGGTGGTCCTGGGCGACGGAACCGTCCTGTACTACGACAAGCTGCTGCTGGCCACCGGCGCCGAGCCGCGCCGCCTGGACATCCCCGGCACCGGCCTGGCCGGGGTGCACCACCTGCGGCGCCTCGCCCACGCCGAACGGCTGAAGGGCGTACTGGCCGGGCTCGGCCGGGACAACGGGCACCTGCTCATCGCGGGCGCCGGGTGGATCGGGCTGGAGGTGGCCGCCGCGGCCCGTGGCTACGGCGCCGAGGTCACCGTCGTCGAGCCGGAGGCCACGCCGCTGCACGCGGTCCTCGGACCGGAGATCGGCCGGCTCTTCGCGGACCTGCACGCCGATCACGGGGTGCGGTTCCACTTCGGGTCGAGGCTGACCGAGATCGTCGGCCACGACGGCATGGTGCTGGCCGCCCGTACGGACGACGGGGAGGAGCACCCGGCGCACGCGGTGCTCTCCGCGATCGGGGCGGCCCCGCGGACCGCGCTCGCCGAGACCGCCGGGCTGGCCCTGGTCGACCGGGAGCACGGCGGCGGGATCGCGGTGGACTCCTCCCTGCGTACGAACGATCCCGACATCTACGCGGTCGGGGACGTGGCCGCGGCCCACCACCCGGTGCTCGGCACCCGGCTGCGGGTCGAGCACTGGGCCAACGCGCTGAACGGCGGCCCGGCCGCCGCGCGGGCCATGCTGGGCCAGGAGGTCGGCTACGACCGGGTGCCGTACTTCTTCTCGGACCAGTACGACGTGGGGCTGGAGTACTCGGGCTACGCGCCGGCCGGCGGCTACGACCAGGTGCTGATCCGCGGGGACGTGGGCAAGCGGGAGTTCATCGCCTTCTGGCTGTCGGAGGGCCGGGTCCTGGCCGGAATGAACGTGAACGTGTGGGACGTCACCGAGCACATCCAGGCCCTGATCAGGTCGAAGACCGCGGTCAACCGCGAGGCACTGGCGGACCCGTCCGTTCCGCTCGACTCCCTGGTGCGGGCCTAG
- a CDS encoding deoxyguanosinetriphosphate triphosphohydrolase, producing MEGTTHALTDDHRDLYDAADTERWAAEPDKRPGRTAFQRDRARVLHSAALRRLAGKTQVVTPGSRSYDWDASPRTRLTHSLECAQVGRELGAALGCDPDLVEAACLSHDMGHPPFGHNGEEALNEFAKDCGGFEGNAQSLRLLTRLEPKRFVPDPVSGEPVSVGLNLTRACLDAATKYPWARGDHPTDPASVKFGAYEDDLPVFEWLRRGAPADRKCFEAQVMDWADDVAYSVHDFEDGLHAGHLDPNMLFAEPERAAIWQVAIGRYVPADTAPEELRAALDRLMEQEWWPHGYDGSAVAQSRLKDATSQLIGRFCLAAEGATREAYGSGRLTRYGAELVIPRAARNECAVLKAVADLYVIQRDEQERIRADQRIVLAELAEALSARAPEGLDPQFRAIFDAAQDDKARKRAVIDQIACLTDASARSLHARLTRRGRRAER from the coding sequence ATGGAAGGCACCACGCACGCCCTCACCGACGACCACCGCGACCTCTACGACGCGGCCGACACCGAACGCTGGGCCGCCGAGCCCGACAAACGGCCCGGCCGGACCGCCTTCCAGCGCGACCGCGCCCGCGTACTGCACTCGGCCGCCCTGCGCCGGCTCGCCGGGAAGACCCAGGTCGTCACCCCCGGCAGCCGTTCGTACGACTGGGACGCGAGTCCGCGTACCCGCCTCACCCACTCGCTGGAGTGCGCCCAGGTCGGGCGGGAGCTCGGTGCCGCGCTCGGCTGCGACCCCGACCTCGTCGAAGCCGCCTGCCTCTCCCACGACATGGGCCACCCGCCCTTCGGTCACAACGGCGAGGAGGCGCTCAACGAGTTCGCCAAGGACTGCGGCGGCTTCGAGGGCAACGCCCAGTCGCTGCGCCTGCTGACCCGCCTGGAGCCCAAGCGGTTCGTGCCCGACCCGGTGAGCGGGGAGCCCGTCAGCGTCGGCCTCAACCTCACCCGGGCCTGCCTGGACGCCGCCACCAAGTACCCGTGGGCGCGCGGGGACCACCCCACCGACCCGGCCTCGGTGAAGTTCGGCGCGTACGAGGACGACCTGCCGGTCTTTGAGTGGCTGCGGCGCGGCGCGCCCGCGGACCGCAAGTGCTTCGAGGCCCAGGTCATGGACTGGGCGGACGACGTCGCGTACTCCGTGCACGACTTCGAGGACGGCCTGCACGCCGGCCACCTCGACCCCAACATGCTCTTCGCCGAGCCCGAGCGCGCGGCGATCTGGCAGGTGGCCATCGGCAGGTACGTCCCGGCCGACACCGCCCCCGAGGAACTGCGGGCCGCCCTGGACCGTTTGATGGAGCAGGAGTGGTGGCCGCACGGGTACGACGGTTCGGCCGTCGCCCAGTCCCGGCTGAAGGACGCCACGAGCCAGCTCATCGGCCGGTTCTGCCTGGCCGCCGAGGGGGCCACCCGGGAGGCGTACGGCTCGGGCCGCCTCACCCGGTACGGTGCCGAACTGGTGATCCCGCGTGCGGCGCGCAACGAGTGCGCGGTGCTCAAGGCGGTCGCCGACCTCTACGTGATACAGCGGGACGAACAGGAACGGATCCGCGCCGACCAGCGCATCGTCCTGGCCGAACTCGCGGAGGCGCTGAGCGCCCGCGCACCCGAGGGGCTGGACCCGCAGTTCCGGGCGATCTTCGACGCGGCCCAGGACGACAAGGCGAGGAAAAGGGCGGTCATCGACCAGATCGCGTGCCTCACCGACGCTTCCGCCCGTTCCCTTCACGCACGCCTCACCCGGCGCGGCCGACGCGCCGAAAGGTGA
- a CDS encoding molybdopterin oxidoreductase family protein gives MRTTDSATDTHCPYCALQCGMRLRPEPGGAAVTVEERADFPVNRGALCGKGRTAPAVLSSRVRLTHPLVRTHAGLLEPATWEEALDAVAEGLARAGRTYGPDAVGVFGGGGLTNEKAYALGKFARVALRTSQIDYNGRFCMSSAAAAHQRAFGLDRGLPFPLADIPRTGCVVLVGSNLAETMPPALRYLTELKANGGTLIVIDPRRTRTAEQADLHLAPRPGTDLALALGLLHLIVAEGRTDEEFIAARTTGWEEARAAAMAHWPELVERITGIPVPRLREAVAMFCAPESAMVLTARGPEQQSKGTDTVGAWINLCLATGRAGRPLSGYGCLTGQGNGQGGREHGQKADQLPGYRKLTDPAARAHVAEVWGVDPDSLPGPGRSAYELLDALGTDVKALLLMGSNPVVSAPRAGHVEDRIRSLDFLAVADVVLSETAALADVVLPVTQWAEETGTTTNLEGRVLLRRRALTPPPGVRGDLDVLHGLAARLGVEKGFPTEPEEVFEELRRASAGGPADYSGITYARIEAEQGVFWPCPGSPGSPGVPGDSPGTERLFLDRFATDDGRARFAPVSHRDAAEVPDADYPLLLTTGRVVAQYQSGAQTRRVDELNAAAPGSFVELHPRLAARIGAVDGSPLAVTSRRGRAVAPARITDTIRADTVFMPFHWPGEGRANTLTNPALDPTSRMPEFKVCAVRVEPA, from the coding sequence ATGCGCACCACCGACTCCGCCACCGACACGCACTGCCCTTACTGCGCCCTGCAGTGCGGGATGAGGCTGCGTCCCGAACCGGGCGGCGCCGCCGTGACGGTGGAGGAGCGCGCCGACTTCCCCGTCAACCGGGGCGCGCTGTGCGGCAAGGGCCGCACCGCCCCCGCCGTACTCTCCTCCCGGGTGCGCCTGACCCACCCGCTCGTCCGCACCCACGCCGGGCTGCTGGAGCCGGCCACCTGGGAGGAGGCCCTCGACGCCGTCGCCGAGGGACTCGCCCGCGCCGGCCGCACGTACGGACCGGACGCCGTCGGGGTCTTCGGCGGCGGCGGGCTCACCAACGAGAAGGCCTACGCGCTCGGCAAGTTCGCCCGCGTCGCCCTGCGCACCTCTCAGATCGACTACAACGGCCGCTTCTGCATGTCCTCGGCCGCCGCCGCCCACCAGCGGGCCTTCGGGCTCGACCGCGGGCTGCCCTTCCCGCTGGCCGACATCCCCCGCACCGGCTGCGTGGTCCTCGTCGGCTCGAACCTGGCCGAGACCATGCCGCCCGCCCTGCGCTACCTCACGGAGCTCAAGGCGAACGGCGGCACCCTGATCGTCATCGACCCGCGCCGCACCCGCACCGCCGAACAGGCCGACCTGCACCTCGCCCCGCGCCCCGGCACCGACCTGGCCCTCGCGCTCGGCCTGCTGCACCTGATCGTCGCCGAAGGCCGGACCGACGAGGAGTTCATCGCGGCCCGCACCACCGGCTGGGAGGAGGCCCGGGCCGCGGCCATGGCCCACTGGCCGGAGCTGGTGGAGCGCATCACCGGGATACCCGTCCCCAGGCTCCGCGAGGCCGTGGCGATGTTCTGCGCCCCGGAATCCGCCATGGTCCTCACCGCCCGCGGGCCCGAGCAGCAGTCCAAGGGCACCGACACGGTCGGCGCCTGGATCAACCTGTGCCTGGCCACCGGCCGGGCCGGCCGCCCGCTCTCCGGCTACGGCTGCCTCACCGGGCAGGGCAACGGCCAGGGCGGCCGCGAGCACGGCCAGAAGGCCGACCAGCTGCCCGGCTACCGCAAGCTCACCGACCCGGCGGCCCGCGCCCACGTCGCCGAGGTCTGGGGCGTCGACCCCGACAGCCTGCCCGGCCCGGGCCGCAGCGCCTACGAACTCCTCGACGCCCTCGGCACGGACGTGAAGGCCCTGCTCCTGATGGGCTCGAACCCGGTGGTGTCCGCCCCCCGCGCCGGACACGTCGAGGACCGCATCCGCTCCCTGGACTTCCTCGCGGTGGCCGACGTCGTCCTCTCCGAGACCGCGGCCCTCGCGGACGTGGTCCTGCCGGTCACCCAGTGGGCGGAGGAGACCGGCACCACCACCAACCTGGAGGGCCGCGTCCTGCTCCGCCGCCGGGCCCTGACCCCGCCACCGGGGGTCCGCGGCGACCTCGACGTCCTGCACGGACTCGCCGCCCGCCTGGGCGTGGAGAAGGGCTTCCCCACCGAGCCGGAGGAGGTCTTCGAGGAACTGCGCCGGGCCTCGGCCGGCGGCCCCGCGGACTACTCGGGCATCACCTACGCCCGGATCGAGGCCGAACAGGGCGTCTTCTGGCCCTGCCCCGGGAGCCCCGGGAGCCCCGGGGTGCCCGGGGACTCCCCGGGCACCGAGCGCCTCTTCCTGGACCGGTTCGCCACCGACGACGGCCGGGCCCGCTTCGCCCCCGTCTCCCACCGTGACGCCGCCGAGGTCCCCGACGCGGACTACCCGCTGCTGCTCACCACCGGCCGCGTGGTCGCCCAGTACCAGTCCGGAGCCCAGACCCGCCGGGTGGACGAGCTCAACGCGGCGGCCCCGGGCTCCTTCGTGGAACTCCACCCGCGGCTGGCGGCCCGGATCGGCGCGGTCGACGGCAGCCCCCTCGCGGTGACCTCCCGCCGCGGCCGCGCCGTCGCCCCGGCCCGCATCACCGACACCATCCGGGCGGACACGGTCTTCATGCCCTTCCACTGGCCGGGGGAGGGCCGCGCCAACACCCTGACCAACCCGGCCCTGGACCCCACCTCCCGCATGCCGGAGTTCAAGGTCTGCGCGGTCCGCGTCGAGCCGGCCTAG
- a CDS encoding RNA polymerase sigma factor, with translation MSYPTLRCGAPVLGALEVAPVQTRTLTVNVSESSEAKAVDEEPEVLELIEPVPVQRRRSSEDGGGGAGPSADLFRQYLREIGRIPLLTAAEEVDLARRVEAGLFAEEKLGTTPDLDSQLALDLDKLVVMGRMAKRRLIESNLRLVVSVAKRYVGRGLTMLDLVQEGNLGLIRAVEKFDYARGYKFSTYATWWIRQAMSRALADQARTIRVPVHVVELINRVVRVQRRMLQERGYEPTAEEVAVHLELTPERVLEVLRLAQEPVSLHAPVGEEDDVALGDLIEDGDAASPVESAAFFLLREHLEAVLSTLGERERKVVQLRYGLADGRPRTLEEIGRIFGVTRERIRQIESKTLNKLRDHAFADQLRGYLD, from the coding sequence GTGTCGTACCCCACACTGAGGTGCGGAGCCCCCGTCCTCGGAGCCCTGGAGGTCGCCCCCGTGCAGACCCGGACCCTGACCGTGAACGTGAGCGAGTCCTCGGAGGCCAAGGCCGTGGACGAAGAGCCCGAGGTACTGGAGCTGATCGAGCCGGTGCCCGTGCAGCGCAGGCGCAGCAGTGAGGACGGCGGAGGCGGAGCGGGCCCGTCCGCCGATCTTTTCCGGCAGTACCTCCGCGAGATAGGCAGGATCCCGCTGCTCACCGCCGCCGAGGAGGTGGACCTCGCGCGACGCGTCGAAGCCGGCCTGTTCGCCGAGGAGAAGCTCGGCACCACCCCCGACCTCGACTCCCAGCTCGCCCTCGACCTCGACAAGCTCGTCGTCATGGGGCGGATGGCCAAGCGCCGGCTCATCGAGTCGAACCTGCGGCTCGTCGTCTCCGTCGCCAAGCGGTACGTGGGCCGCGGACTCACCATGCTCGACCTCGTGCAGGAGGGGAACCTCGGGCTGATCCGCGCCGTCGAGAAGTTCGACTACGCGCGCGGCTACAAGTTCTCCACCTACGCCACCTGGTGGATCCGGCAGGCGATGTCCCGGGCGCTCGCCGACCAGGCCCGGACCATCCGTGTGCCCGTCCACGTCGTCGAACTGATCAACCGGGTCGTCCGCGTGCAGCGCCGGATGCTCCAGGAGCGCGGCTACGAGCCCACCGCCGAGGAGGTGGCCGTCCACCTGGAGCTGACCCCCGAGCGGGTCCTCGAAGTACTCCGCCTCGCCCAGGAACCGGTCTCCCTGCACGCCCCGGTGGGCGAGGAGGACGACGTCGCGCTCGGTGACCTCATCGAGGACGGGGACGCCGCCTCGCCCGTGGAGTCGGCCGCCTTCTTCCTGCTGCGCGAGCACCTGGAAGCCGTCCTGTCGACGCTCGGCGAGCGCGAACGCAAGGTCGTGCAACTGCGGTACGGCCTCGCCGACGGGCGTCCCCGTACCCTGGAGGAGATCGGACGGATCTTCGGCGTGACGCGCGAGCGGATCCGCCAGATCGAGTCCAAGACCCTCAACAAGCTGCGCGACCACGCTTTCGCCGACCAGCTCCGCGGCTACCTGGACTGA
- the dnaG gene encoding DNA primase has product MAGRINDDDVKAVRDAVPIDAVVSEYLQLRNAGGGNLKGLCPFHDEKSPSFQVSPSKGLYHCFGCQAGGDTLDFVMKIDHLSFSEAVERLAGLAGITLRYEEGGYTAGTSGRGDRIRLVEAHKAAAQFYVDQLSGPEAEIGRKFLAERGFDQAAATHFSVGYSPAGWDHLTRFLRGKGFTDKELITSGLAQDSRSGKPIDRFRGRLMWPIRDISGEVVGFGARKLRDDDNGPKYLNTPETAIYRKSQVLYGIDLAKKEIAKTSRAVVVEGYTDVMACHMAGVTTAIATCGTAFGGDHIKILRRLLMDNATAEVIFTFDGDAAGQKAALRAFEDDQKFAAETSITIAPGGMDPCDLRLAQGDAAVSGLVEARTPLFEFALRHIVSRHNLENPAGRAAALAEAAPVVASIKDLSIQHESAVQLAGMLGILDEQFVVKRVAQLARWARERGQGDGPQGGRPGGDRGRGRPSHEAAPAPVAPPAGGPALNLRSPAHRTERELLKLALQRPALVSPAFDAYGIDEFTAPPYAAVRQAIQDAGGASQAGDDYLARVREAAPNDTVRAMVTELAVEAIHAKTVDEIYAGVQLVQVRLRAVDRRVLEIQGAMTRLSPQAPPEQHAAVQQELWVLQQYGQRLRNRGAEGL; this is encoded by the coding sequence GTGGCAGGACGGATCAACGACGACGACGTGAAGGCGGTACGGGACGCGGTCCCGATCGACGCCGTGGTCTCCGAGTACCTCCAGCTGCGCAACGCGGGCGGCGGCAACCTCAAGGGGCTGTGCCCCTTCCACGACGAGAAGTCCCCTTCCTTCCAGGTCAGCCCCAGCAAGGGGCTCTACCACTGCTTCGGCTGCCAGGCGGGCGGGGACACCCTCGACTTCGTCATGAAGATCGACCACCTCTCCTTCTCGGAGGCGGTCGAGCGCCTGGCCGGCCTGGCCGGCATCACCCTGCGGTACGAGGAGGGCGGCTACACCGCCGGCACCAGCGGCCGCGGGGACCGCATCCGGCTGGTCGAGGCACACAAGGCAGCCGCCCAGTTCTACGTCGACCAGCTGAGCGGCCCCGAGGCCGAGATCGGCCGGAAGTTCCTGGCGGAGCGCGGCTTCGACCAGGCCGCGGCCACGCACTTCAGCGTGGGCTACAGCCCCGCCGGGTGGGACCACCTGACCCGCTTCCTGCGCGGCAAGGGCTTCACCGACAAGGAGCTGATCACCTCCGGGCTCGCCCAGGACAGCCGCAGCGGCAAGCCGATCGACCGCTTCCGCGGCCGCCTGATGTGGCCGATCCGCGACATCAGCGGTGAGGTGGTCGGCTTCGGCGCGCGCAAGCTGCGCGACGACGACAACGGCCCGAAGTACCTGAACACCCCCGAGACCGCGATCTACCGCAAGTCCCAGGTGCTCTACGGCATCGACCTGGCCAAGAAGGAGATCGCGAAGACCTCCCGCGCCGTGGTCGTCGAGGGCTACACGGACGTGATGGCCTGCCACATGGCCGGGGTCACCACCGCGATCGCGACCTGCGGCACCGCCTTCGGCGGGGACCACATCAAGATCCTGCGCCGGCTGCTGATGGACAACGCCACCGCCGAGGTGATCTTCACCTTCGACGGCGACGCGGCGGGCCAGAAGGCCGCCCTGCGGGCCTTCGAGGACGACCAGAAGTTCGCCGCGGAGACCTCGATCACCATCGCCCCCGGCGGGATGGACCCCTGCGACCTGCGCCTCGCCCAGGGCGACGCGGCCGTGTCCGGCCTGGTGGAGGCCCGCACACCGCTGTTCGAGTTCGCCCTGCGGCACATCGTGTCCCGGCACAACCTGGAGAACCCGGCGGGCCGGGCGGCCGCGCTGGCCGAAGCCGCACCGGTCGTCGCGAGCATCAAGGACCTCTCGATCCAGCACGAGTCGGCGGTCCAGCTGGCGGGCATGCTGGGCATCCTCGACGAGCAGTTCGTGGTCAAGCGGGTCGCGCAGCTGGCCCGCTGGGCCCGCGAGCGCGGCCAGGGCGACGGACCGCAGGGCGGCCGCCCCGGCGGGGACCGGGGTCGAGGCCGCCCGTCCCACGAGGCCGCCCCCGCGCCCGTCGCCCCGCCGGCCGGCGGTCCCGCGCTGAACCTGCGCAGCCCTGCCCACCGCACCGAGCGCGAGCTGCTGAAGCTCGCCCTCCAGCGCCCGGCCCTGGTCTCCCCCGCGTTCGACGCCTACGGGATCGACGAGTTCACCGCCCCTCCCTACGCCGCGGTCCGCCAGGCCATCCAGGACGCGGGCGGCGCCTCGCAGGCCGGCGACGACTACCTGGCCCGGGTCCGCGAGGCCGCCCCGAACGACACCGTCCGCGCGATGGTCACGGAGCTGGCGGTCGAGGCCATCCACGCGAAGACGGTGGACGAGATCTACGCCGGGGTCCAGCTGGTCCAGGTCCGCCTGCGGGCCGTCGACCGTCGGGTCCTGGAGATCCAGGGCGCCATGACGCGGCTGAGCCCGCAGGCCCCGCCGGAGCAGCACGCGGCCGTCCAGCAGGAGCTGTGGGTGCTCCAGCAGTACGGCCAGCGGCTGCGCAACCGCGGCGCCGAGGGCCTGTAG
- a CDS encoding sirohydrochlorin chelatase, with amino-acid sequence MQPTLVAVAHGSRDPRALHTALALLDRVRELRPRLDVRLGHIELNEPLLDDTLDGLSGSAVLVPLLLGRGYHVKRDLPAAAARAGHLLTRVAAPLGPHPLLVEALYERLLETGWTPAPGSAVVLAAAGSRDPDSAADTRRTAAQLSERLGGTPVTCAYASAAAPAAPEAVRALAARGHHRIAVASYFAAPGRFATQTAAAAPGPAAAPLGDHPALARLLLHRYDEARRLPLGLARPELVSA; translated from the coding sequence ATGCAGCCCACCCTCGTCGCCGTGGCCCACGGCAGCCGTGACCCGCGCGCCCTGCACACCGCCCTCGCCCTCCTCGACCGGGTCCGCGAACTCCGCCCCCGGCTCGACGTCCGGCTCGGCCACATCGAGCTGAACGAGCCACTGCTCGACGACACCCTGGACGGGCTGTCCGGCTCGGCCGTGCTGGTCCCGCTGCTGCTCGGCCGCGGGTACCACGTCAAGCGTGATCTCCCCGCGGCCGCCGCCCGGGCCGGCCACCTGCTCACCCGCGTCGCCGCCCCGCTGGGACCGCACCCGCTGCTCGTCGAGGCCCTGTACGAGCGGCTCCTGGAGACCGGCTGGACCCCGGCCCCCGGTTCGGCCGTCGTGCTGGCCGCCGCCGGTTCCCGCGACCCCGACTCGGCGGCCGACACCCGCCGCACCGCCGCCCAGCTCTCCGAACGCCTCGGCGGCACCCCGGTGACCTGTGCCTACGCCTCCGCCGCGGCGCCTGCCGCGCCCGAGGCGGTCCGGGCCCTCGCCGCCCGCGGCCACCACCGGATCGCCGTAGCCTCGTACTTCGCCGCTCCCGGCCGGTTCGCCACCCAGACCGCCGCGGCGGCGCCCGGCCCCGCCGCAGCCCCACTGGGCGATCACCCGGCCCTGGCCCGGCTGCTGCTGCACCGCTACGACGAGGCCCGCAGGCTGCCCCTCGGCCTGGCACGGCCGGAACTCGTCTCCGCCTGA
- a CDS encoding vancomycin high temperature exclusion protein — translation MRRPRLPGVEWSRAVAALRSVRNRRRAVQAVMAGCVLALLPSAWMHAVAADRLRTTADTPAAEVAVVFGAGLLGSRPTPYLADRLDAAAELYRTGKVKVVLVTGDNSRTEYDEPDAMRTYLTAHGVPDARIVSDYAGFDTWDSCVRAKEIFGVERAVLVTQGFHIRRAVALCQAAGLESYGVGVADVHDATWYYGETREVFAAGKAALDAVFKPAPRFLGPKEEGVSQALAALAD, via the coding sequence ATGCGCCGACCGCGCCTGCCGGGAGTCGAGTGGAGCCGTGCGGTGGCGGCGCTGCGCAGCGTGCGGAACCGGCGGCGGGCGGTGCAGGCCGTCATGGCGGGCTGCGTACTGGCGCTGCTGCCCTCGGCGTGGATGCACGCGGTGGCCGCCGACCGGCTGCGGACCACGGCCGACACGCCCGCCGCCGAGGTGGCCGTGGTGTTCGGCGCGGGCCTGCTGGGGAGCCGGCCGACCCCGTACCTGGCCGACCGGCTCGACGCCGCCGCCGAGTTGTACCGCACCGGCAAGGTCAAGGTCGTCCTCGTCACCGGGGACAACAGCCGCACGGAGTACGACGAGCCCGACGCGATGCGCACGTACCTCACCGCGCACGGGGTGCCGGACGCCCGGATCGTCAGCGACTACGCGGGCTTCGACACCTGGGACTCCTGTGTGCGGGCCAAGGAGATCTTCGGCGTGGAGCGGGCCGTGCTGGTCACCCAGGGCTTCCACATCCGCCGGGCCGTGGCGCTGTGCCAGGCGGCGGGCCTGGAGTCGTACGGCGTCGGGGTGGCCGACGTGCACGACGCCACCTGGTACTACGGCGAGACCCGCGAGGTCTTCGCGGCGGGCAAGGCGGCGCTGGACGCGGTCTTCAAGCCGGCCCCGCGCTTCCTGGGACCCAAGGAGGAGGGGGTGTCGCAGGCCCTGGCCGCTCTGGCAGACTGA
- a CDS encoding glucose 1-dehydrogenase, whose amino-acid sequence MAVVDLSGKAVVVTGGARGLGAAAAQAVMDGGGRVLITDVLEAEGAATAAKLGDAARFLRHDVTSEADWQAALEHAVAEFGRIDGLVNNAGISTGQFLEHESVEHFRQVVEINLVGVFIGIKTAIPFLRANGGGSVVNVSSAAGLTGLALTAGYGASKWGVRGLSKIGAVELAEAGIRVNSVHPGMTLTPMTAPIGIQAGEGNYPGAPLGRVGVPEEIAAAIAFLLSDAAGYMTGAELAVDGGWTAGLTVKYLTGQ is encoded by the coding sequence GTGGCTGTTGTGGATCTGAGCGGCAAGGCCGTCGTCGTCACCGGTGGAGCCCGCGGCCTGGGCGCCGCGGCCGCACAGGCCGTCATGGACGGCGGCGGCCGGGTGCTGATCACCGACGTGCTGGAGGCGGAGGGCGCCGCGACGGCCGCGAAGCTCGGCGACGCGGCGCGTTTCCTCCGGCACGACGTGACCAGCGAGGCCGACTGGCAGGCGGCGCTGGAGCACGCGGTCGCCGAGTTCGGCCGCATCGACGGCCTGGTGAACAACGCGGGCATATCCACCGGCCAGTTCCTGGAGCACGAGAGCGTCGAGCACTTCCGCCAGGTCGTCGAGATCAACCTGGTCGGCGTGTTCATCGGCATCAAGACCGCGATCCCGTTCCTGCGCGCGAACGGCGGCGGGTCCGTCGTCAACGTCTCCTCCGCCGCCGGCCTGACCGGTCTCGCGCTCACCGCCGGTTACGGGGCCTCCAAGTGGGGCGTGCGCGGCCTGTCGAAGATCGGCGCGGTGGAACTCGCCGAGGCGGGGATCAGGGTCAACTCCGTCCACCCCGGCATGACCCTGACCCCGATGACCGCCCCGATCGGCATCCAGGCGGGCGAGGGCAACTACCCCGGCGCCCCGCTCGGCCGTGTCGGAGTTCCCGAGGAGATCGCCGCGGCGATCGCCTTCCTGCTCTCCGACGCCGCCGGCTACATGACGGGCGCCGAACTCGCCGTCGACGGAGGCTGGACCGCGGGCCTGACAGTGAAGTACCTGACGGGACAGTGA